The DNA sequence GAAATTCTATCACTAAAACTTTTTACTGACAAGTTTATTATTGACGGATCTGTCACTAATCTAATTATGTGAAGAAATTTCACTGTTTAGTGACGAAAATATCCGTGACTAATTAACGATATTTTTGTAGTGATGCTTTGGCATGAGAACAAGCCGCGGAAGCATGTTTTGGTAGGATAGCTCTGACGGGACGGATTCGCCACTGTGGGAGCCATTGGACGTGATCCGTCGTCAATTTCCAAATGTGCTCCTTGAGGGCAAGGAGGTCGCTATCGaagggggagttgatacggtCCCACAACAGCAAGTACCCAATGTAGACAAGGACAGAGAAGCACCGCCGGAGTCGCGAAACAATGATCATGAAGACCTGAGGAATCAGACGTCCATTGCAGCTACAAAGCCGAAGAGGAACGTGCGTCCGCCCGAGAAGTTGGGAGACTTCGTCGCtaaataatttccttttttagttgtttattttctataatttattttggatattaatatttttgttatttaaatttaagtaaGTGTCAAGCGTAATTATAAGCTCtgtttcgggttttctttgttgattctaTCCCGAGATAAATTAGGAGGTCGAATCAACCCCAGGGTCCttagtctataaatagggctttTGTTCGTACTCTCAattatgaatgaaaatattatttgccCACACATCTTGTGAATTATTCTACAAACCCTAGTTTTCTCACTGCCCAACGGAGAAACCGCGCACAGCCCGAAACTAAGACTTCCGCCGAACCTACGCTAGGACGCCGGAACCGTTTTGATCCCTGAGCAAACAGCCGCCGATCGCAGTTAAGGGAAAAGACCTTAACATATTGTTAGAAAGACACAGCACATTTGAATCAACATCAAGTTCTGAACAAATACTTCTGATACTTCTGTTtaagagaaacaaaataacagaGTAATATTTTGGTCCAAAGTCTAAGACACACgattaaattagaaaacaattttgaacattaaaatatttgattttttagcaTCTGTGCAGATTGCATGCAAGGGTTGCTTCTACAATTTTATGAACAAAAGTAGCCTAACTTAGAAATTCAACATTGCATAGCTTaagatgaattatttgcaAAACATCATACACACAACATGCTAGTGTTCCAAATGAAACACATGTAAAGCCCAATGTTGTCTTGAATCACCTTCTTCTCGTTGCTTTTGCTCTATTTCTTCTCTTCATCTTACAATTACTATATCCAACGCCAAAGAAAAATTCCACTAACCATCTTGGCCTTCCGCTTCTTATAATCATGTAACCAACTCCAATTCCAACTACAAATCCACATCCATACCCCATCACCACACTTCGCCAACCAAATCCATCTATAAATCCTGagtcttcatcatcatcttctggAGGAAGCATTGGTTTACCATCAGTATGActcatttttgaaaagtagaaaatttcGAAAGAAATGTCAACCCTGTCAGATCACTTGGAATTTTTCCACTCAATCTGTTCCATGACAAATCCAATGACTCAAGAATACTTATATTCCCAAGAGACACAGGAATCTCTCCCGTGAGAGTATTACTTGACAAATTCAAGTATCTAAGAGAATTAAGATTGCCGATGGAAACTGGAATATTCCcagaaaaattatttgaagatAAGTCAATCATTGTAAACGTATCCAACAATCTTTTCAATTCCTGATCCAAACCTTTCAAAGTGACACCTAAGTCTAAATATGTTTGGAGAATATCCTTCTCAACGCGTGTCAGATTATCCTTGGCATCTATCATACCTTcaaaattcttgaaatatcTATATGGTAAAGAGCCAACAAATGCATTTCTTGATATATCCAAGACTTGCAACTTTGGAAAAGGATGCTCGGTATTTGAAGCCTCCAACATAGTACCATTCAACTTGTTAGGCCTCAAGATGAGGACGCGAAGTTGAGAGAGTGTTTCCATCTAGAAAGGAAATGCACCTCGTATTTCATTATCACCAAAATCAATGCTTTCCAGGCTTTGGCAGTTGATTAGGGAATGTGTTATTCCTTCCAACTTATTGCCATACAGAATAAGGGCCTGAAGACTGCAACCTTTTGCAAATGTGGATTGAAGGGCTTTGATTTGGTTTCCACCCAAATTAAGAGCCAACAATGAACTATTGAAGTTTCCCAAGCACTTTGGAATTTGTCCTTCCAAATGATTGTCTGCTAAATGGAGGAGTGTCAGTAATCTCAAGTCACAAATGGATGATGGAATCTCTCCAATTAGTTTGTTAtgagggagtacttaataaTCCAGCTCTGACATATTCCATTGGTGGAAGGTATTGGAcctgaaaattgattttgaacaGGGATCAAGAATGACATATTGAcatatgagagagagatagagagtaTGATaccatttaaattattgtcgTGAAGCCAAAACTGCACGAGGTGTTTCAGGTTTCCAATTTCTTTTGGAATAGTGCCTATTCAGTAAAACATGCACACTAAGGTATTACTTCCTCCGCCAacaataagagtcttattttgCCATTTACAGAACCAAACATGTTGACGTCGATCGCCATTTCATTAAAGAGAAATTCGAAGGAGGAATTATCGAGTTTCCATTTATTCGATATGAGGAACAATTGGCAGATATCCTAACCAAAGCTGTGAGTCCAAGGaacttcaaaaaaatattggccAAGTTGAACATTGGAAATACCCTTGctcaacttgagggggagtgtcaAGAAGAGCCTTCAAACGGCTAGTAGCAATTACCAACACATTGGTAATCTGTATTACAATAAAGAATATGGTAATATCTAGAATAAGCAATTAATGTATTTGGTAGTACCTAGAATTAGAGGGATTTCCCATGTTGTAACACCCCCATAAAATGGGGCTTCACTGAACTCTCAATAtaacagaaaatacaaatcaaattcCTATCCTCTACAAAGTGTTAGCCACCATGGTTCATCCTTCATACAACGcctctctcgattaccatctttaagagagtcattttgcaattttggCACGTTCAATAacagtagagtcatttcccttttaagtaaaagaacatatttcttctcatttactttaatctctcttactttattctctcttcagctctctacctttttcatttcctactgaAAGGGAGCAAACCATATCCCATAtcggagaatgaacaagactTGCAAGTGTATAAATGGGCTACCCctactccattagtatgaggtcttttggggagtaccccaagagcaaaaccgtgagggctttgcccaaagcggacaatatcatactaatgtggagttcgaGTGTGCGCCACCGAGACCCAACggtggtatcagagccctgGTTCAGGGCTGGGCGTGTGTGGCTCGGGGTTCGGTGGTTGCGCTTGCAAGTTCTCCGATGTGACGAGCTCGACCAAGACCTGTGGTGACATGGTGACCTGTAACATGGGATAGGCATGTGGTCTGTGGTCTGGTGGTCTTGGTTTGAGGGGAGGATTGAAAGGGAGCAAAccatatcccacatcggagaatgaacaagagttGCAAGCATATATAATGACTACCCcaactccattagtatgaggccttttggggagtACCCTCAGCAAAATGGAATTGCTGAAAGAATGAACAGAACTTTGCTTGGAAAAGTGATATACATGCTTGCTAAATGTGGTTTATCCAAGAAATTGGGGTGAATGTTTGTTGACTGCTACCTATCTGATTAAAAGGTCTCCCTCTGTTCCTCTTTTGGGGCAGTGTCCTGAATATGTTTTTTCTGGAAAAACTTTTAATATCTCTCATCTTAGAGTGTTTGGGTGTTCTACTTTTGTGCATACAAAAACTGATAAACTTGAACCTAGATCCAGAAAGGGTGTTTTTCTAGGGTATCCTGAGGGTGTTAAAGGTTATAGGATCTGGTTAAGAGATCAACCCGGTTTTAAAGTAGTAATTAGCAGGGATGTTGTGTTTAATGAGCTTGAGTTCCCTTGCTTGAAATTACCTGATAACCCAACTCCAGCTACTGTGGACAATGAGCCTCTTATGGAGGTGGAGTCCACAGAATCTCTCACTGGTGTGGAGCATCCTAGTGATACTCCAAGTGAGGTGGAGCAACCTTTCTGGAACAATTACCCTGTCTACACTCCTGATGACACACCCAATGAGGGAAACCTAAATGTGATTGATGAGTTGTCTCCCCAAAATGTGAATGTTACTGGTGTTAATGAGCATGCTACTCCCATTAGAAATGTTTCCCCTGCTCCTGTTCAGAATGTGATTAATAGCCCTGCTGGTATTCAGAATGCCATTGATGTGCCTGACTTGCAAAATTATGTGCTTGCTAGAGATAGATCTAGGAGAACCAATGTGAATAATCCTGTTAGATATGATGGCTATGTGGGCCTGGTTGTTTTTGTTAATCTGGCTTTCAATGTGTATGAATCTGATGGGGATGAACCCCAATGTAATACTCCGactttttctacctttttatttgttcttgaAATGACGTCGTTGTGCACCTGAAAATTTTTCgcctttgtttcttttgtcGAGAGAAGGATTTTACAAATTTGGGCtaaacaattattattttctagcCAATTTAAAACCCACTAATTATGAGCCCAAGACTTTTTATTTAGTGCTTTCTTCTTTGAGCCCATCTTAGATCAATAACCTAGTCAGCAAGAATTTTAAACGTGAAACCACCACTCACTTTTCTGTTCCACAAAATCCGACTTTGACAAGCTGAAAAAGATTTCTTGAAATCAGTTTTCTATGTATACATATCTATCTCCCCATGAGTGCACGTTTCATCACAATCAATTCCAAGAAAATCCAAAGAGTTAGAAATTAGAGAATGAGAGATGGTAGGCGTTGTGTTTGAGAGAGTTGGATGGAGGGAGAAGAGATGACGACGGAGTGGTCTACGGGCTCAGCGACGACGGGGTGCATATGGAGCCAAAGGCGGCGCGGCGCCGGCTCTGTGCTGGCAGCAGCGACGACGGCAAATGGCGCGGGCGGCAGCGAAGTTGCTCTCCGCCAGGaggaagagagaggaagaCAGAGCGAAATCGTTTTGAGATAGAGGACCGAACAGCGAGGGCTGACAACGACGGACTCCCACGATGAGCGAGTGCAGCAGGGCCGGTGGTGGGAGTGAAAGCGCAGGCAGCAGCGCTGCCACGTAGCAGACGGACGGCTCTGCAGAGCCGGGGTAGGTCTCCAAGAATGAATCgtggaggaggaagaagaaagaggagagagaagaaacCGATTCTTGAGAAGGAAGAAAGAATTAGGCGCCGGTGTTCTCTGATTGTGTgaacaaattttgaaactgAGAGAGAAACACGATGGGAAGGTGAGAATAAGTTGTGgtgttgtttatttattttgttgggcCTTGTCTTTAGTTAATACTTTGAGTCAATAGATTAAAAAGGATTTATGGGATTGGAATTCATGGTTTCTTGGGCCagattacaaattaaaaagaaatgggCTAAGTGGAACACTCTAGGTGACGAAGGCTTTTCACGCACGCTTTCGAGAACGGAAAGGATttcaaattcagaaaattaaACGATTGAGGTGagctttctttttaaataagggcAATGccctaagtatatttttatgtgaaaatgaatatttgtcatgccgtgttttgttttatctatGGAACCTATCTGCTGTGGCTTTTGCCATCTATggataatcgaattcgggtctgactagggagtgagtccctactcaggctagtgtacacaaatggggatcgtgagccgtcttttgggtcggccggtctagtgacttggaatgtggccacattccttgTCATCAATGGATCAGATATGGTAGACATCTATGGGAAAATGACTGCAGTCGAATTTTACAATGGAAATGATTTTAGTGTCTCGgcatttttaaagttaaacCCCGAGGGCACTCAATGGTGGCATGATAaatacttttataaaaatgttttcggcatgagtccactgagtgcatcaagtactcagccctgcatttccttttttttaaaatgtgcaggttgagctgtgacgagcgcggtgggtgttgagcataaaagtgaagatgataacaaataaagatttcgaatatattatgtcttcatacatagtataattcttctctcgaatgcttccgatgaatgttgtttcttttattcCAAGTATTGTTGAGATAATATTCGTTTGGAATTGTTGAATTGatactctgattttattcgaGCTATTCCATTTATGTTGAGCTATAGTcgagttttgttgttttcccctttcttccccgcttctttaaccCACCCCTAGTCGCGATTCACTGtattttctatccttagaaaatgcgggcgtgacattaattcaataaaactcgggagagttgaggttttgagtgggatttttaatctaatcgaactattaggagttaggtctaagaattagaaggggacttcaattattacacctaatctacggatttatcacctcgggagggggtttaatctatatttttgattgattcaacaattctggagactttaaatggtaaatcggtttcaattgggttaggctatgagttgtgcatcggatccttgaattctgcatatttctctatcattttctacaacttgcttaattattttcttgtttgagtgcttattttaatctctgattttatatggttttaGTAGTTGTTagtttaaaaccaaaattctcgatcgtctggatagtagttgaaattggttcgtggtacttaggtttacacttaattttctctgtgggatacgatataATCTTGCTTGATATTTGCTACAATAACCCTTTACACTTGCAGGTATTATTTaggtaaaataaagtttagtaaagtttttggcgccgttgccggggacatttttttgtgttatataGCTTGATATCGTGATAATAATCAAGACTATTACTTCAGACATTActgctttaattttttttcttttaatttttcgaGTTCTCACAATTGTGTTTCTTGTTCAGGTGTATGCACACACGTTCTAAAGGCTTGCCTCTATAACCTTTCGACTATGAGATCGAAGCATCGAACCGGAAGAGGAACGCATATAGGAGACTCACAAAGAAGATTCAAGCTTCTTCGCCAAACCGCGTAGGAGCATATTCAGATCGGAGGGACCTCTCACCTATTCGATCACCAGTTCAGGATCATATTCAGCTTGATCCCGATTATCCTATTCCGATGGAGCACGAAGAAGGGAACAACAACGGAAGCAACAATGGCCCACCACCCCCTCCTCCCACCAATGCTGAGATTCTACGACAGCTGGAGGAATTGCGCCGACAGGTTAATCGTGAACCAGTTGTGCCGGTGCAGAATCAATATGTATACCACGGAGTGGCAAACCCAACTGTCTTCAACAATATTGACGCAAACAACTTTGAGCTGAAACCAGGACTGATCCAGATGGCGGAAAACAATGCTTTTAGGGGCAAATCCTCAGATGACCCTAACAAGCATATTACCAAGTTCATTCAGATCTGCAACACGACGAAAATGAATGGAGTGATAGATGATCAGATCCGATTGAGActgtttcctttttctttggaagATGCGGCAAAGGATTGGCTCGAGAGTTTGACACCGGGGTCCATTAGAACATGGGACCAGATGGTCCACAAATTCCTGGAGAAGTTCTATCCCCCTAGTGAGGCTATTAAGAGGCAACACGAGATCATTGCCTTTCAGATGATGCCTACGGAGACTATCAGAGATGCATGAGGAAGATTCAAAGCCTTGCTGAAGAGGTGTCCCAATCATGCTCTGTCCCCAACAGTGCAAGTCATTACATTCTTCAAGGGATGTATACCTGAAGCACAACGAGAGTTAAATCTTAGCGCGGGAGGTAATCTTCTCAAGAAAGGAGAGGAGGAGGCGATGGGAGTGATTGAAGAGCTTGCATCCAGTGATGAAGGATGTAGCAACGAAAGGAGTAAGGTGCATAGGGTGGATTCTACCACGGATCATGATACAATGAGCACCCTATCCGACAAGCTGGATGCCTTAACCATGAAAGTTGACTGCATGGCGATGGGGGCAACTGTCTCAAGAACCCCAAAGAAGTATGGAGGATGTGAATTATGTGCAGCAAGGGGGTAACGGGTATTACAATAACCCACGCCCGAACTTTAATGGGGGAGGATACAACCAATATGGGAACAAGGGGCATCCCAATCTCTCTTATGGGAACCCCAATAATGCTCTGCAGCCTCCTCCGGGATTCACAGTTTCTGATGGGATGGTGGACGACCCCAAGAAGATGACCACAGAGGATATACTCAAGTCCTTCATGCTACAATCTAATAAGGTCATGGAGCAGAACAATCAAAGGATGGAGAAGGTCGAGGCGGATGTACAGGGAATGGCCACTCATTTGAAGAACATTGATATTCAGATCAGCCAGATTTCCCAGACTGTGAGCACTCTTACGCAACCGGGAAAAATTCCTTCTACCACTATCATCAATCCCAAGGACTGTAAAGCTATACATCTGAGGAGTGGAACAAACTACGAGGGACCTTGAATGCCATCCGAGAATGAGGGTAGAGTAGCTATAAAAGAGAGCTGAAGAGGAGGAATTGGTCGAAGAAGATGAGACAGTGCAAATTTCTACTCCACCTAAAGAGAACACGACTATACCTTCACCCACACCACCTACAACTCATACTCCAGCTGAAGTGAGGATCCCTTATCATCAACATGttcagaagaagaagacagaTGCTCAGTTTTCGAGGTTCTTAGACATCTTCAGAAATGTGAACTTAAATATCCCATTGGTTGAGGCACTCCAAGAAATGCCTACATATGCAAAGTTCCTAAAAGATGTGCtatcaaagaagaagaagtggaCTGACTATGAGACGGTAAACATATCTGAAAACTGTAGTGCCATAATTCAGAAAAAGCTATCGGCCAAGCTAAAAGATCCTGGGAGTTTTTTCAACATCTCATGCGTCATTGGAAATGACAGACAGACAAAGGCACTTTGTGATCTGGTGGCGAGCATAAATTTGATGCCATTATCGTTTTTCAGAAAGATGAAGATCGACACTCTCAAGCCGACTACAATCACACTGCAGATGGCAGATAGAACCATCACCTATCCTAAAGAAATTGTTGAGGACGTTCTTGTGAAGGTACACGACTTCATATTTCCCCTCAATTTTGTAGTGTTGGATATGGAAGAAGACGTGAATGTACCGCTTATCCTGAGGCGTCCATTCCTTGCAACGGGAAAATCATTGATAGATATAGCAAGGGGAGAGCTCACTCTTCATATGGGCAACAAACGCCACATCTTATCTATTTACAATGCTATGAAGAGTCCTGAGGAAGAGGAACTTGGTATGAAGAAGAAGTGCAAGGCTGTGCATGTTGTAGAGGTCCAAAAGGCACAAGAAATTGAGTCCACATTTGGGGATTTTTCTTTGCCGCAGTGGATGTTTGGTTCATGTGGTGGATCAATTTCTAATGAAGAGACTGCATCAAATGCCAAagtgaaggagaagaaaacaaaagttgAGAATTCACCCAAAGTGGAAACCAAAATTTCTGATGGAGCTCTAAAGGATACTTGGTGGAAAAAGAGATTGGCTAGATCATATGCTTCCAAGATTGACAGGAAATCTAACACCACCATTTATGGCGTGATATGATGCAGCTCATGGAGGACGTCAAGCCAACGACGATAACCAAAGGCACTGTAGGGGAGGTAACCCCTAGTAggtaacatttaattttatcgttTCAGTTTGTTTTTGGTGTGTTTTGTGTTGCTTGCATACCATGTAAGTCTCCCttctccaccaactttttcaaacttattctttGCATAGctttgaataagtttgggCGGATGATATGGTGGATAGGGACACTAACAAGGTACTTATCTTATTGCTTTAGATTGATTAGTTATCTTTTgttgctttaattttgttttaggatagaattgttttgtttggttGTGATTGATTGGAAATTTTGAGgcttgaattgaaaaaaaaaattggtagtAATTGGGGTAAAGACTAATCGTCTATGATAAAAGAACCATCCATCTTGAGCTATCACTTGACCATTGACTTGAGAGTTTGAGTAATAGGGTGCATAAGTAACGAATTGCTTGCTTACTTTGATTCATGCTATTTAGCCAAGTGAGATTTTTGAGCCTTCAATTCTTTCATGTGTGTTTTATCATCAATTGTGCATGTGTTTTTAGAACTTGCTCTTGGTCTTCTTGAGTGTACATAGTGACCTTAAAGATAGGGGAAGATTGTTAGGCTATCATTGTTAGCCTCATTTTTACCTAAACACTAACCTTAATATATAACACCCTTGATAGCCAAGTTTGAGCCTTAAGCCTTTTCTTTTGTCAAGCTAATCAAGTGGGTTGAGAATCCTAAACTCTAAATTAAAAGGTTGGTTGATTTTGTacttagagagaaaaaaaagtgtgaacgaaaaaaaaagaaaaaaaaaattgtatatagaGAAGAATTTGAGGTCTTTGGAAGTTGGGAAGAAATTAGACAAGGTCTAGTTATTATCGAGAAGTGTTTTGAAAATGGTTGAAGTTAAAAGTTGATTGTTATGATTTCTTAGGAATTTTACATTTTGGAGTTTCAGTcactttagccaaatattTCCTCACCTTACcaaaagagcctacattataaCCTAAATAAAAGATCTTATGTACTCTTGATTTATTGTCATACGAAGTAGAGGAGAGGTTAGACATTGAGCAAACTTATGGTAAAACCATGCATTTTGTATTATGATATGCTTCTTTATACCGTATTCTttgagatgatgatgatgtctAAAATCCCTTTAAATCCAAGTCTTCTTTtagttcttttttcttcattgctcGAGGACTAGCAATTATGTAAGTTTAGGGGAgttgacatacttggattttacatggttttagagggtggtttTGTATGAATTCGAGCATATTTGGTCTATTTTTAGGTgtgtttatatctacttctctattatattgatatgttgaccattttgttaagaatgtgtagaaaaaggtacaaaatatgtggatgtgcagcagtcttggtttgagacaatatttactagatattttgaagtccaatcagcccctaatgcatatcaatctcttcgtcttcgaaagatcttcgcgtgggtatctcgcacgcctcaatcggagttcggtagaagaagttatggtcATTATACAAACACTGCACTGTCTAGAAAATCTAatccggccgggtgaattattaCCCTATAATTCCAACCGGCCGGGTGGCGTAATTAAGCCTGTGAGACTCCAGAGAGTACCGAAGAATTCCCACCCGGCCAGGTGAATTTCCAGTGGattaattccacccggccgggtccgTCATTTTGGCGTTTTTTTAGAGCCGAAACGCaattttttgaagaagaaataagaagaaagaatTAGGTCAATTCTTGGCATTCTCGACAAGCGACAAAACACACGCTCTCTCTTTGTGAAGAActcttggaagaagattgaagattcaagcttcaattTGTCCGCCAATTGCGATTCGCATCATGATTTTCACTGTTTTTCCttgtttctatttgttttctaccatgaacatgagtagctaacatcttttatgtagaattcttggtgaagatgcattgatatatagttttaatccaattgacttcgtttttatcttgctcttgcaattgtttgaattattcttGTGTTTTTTCCTAATAATTTCTTGATCACCAATTGGGAGTGTAGGGTTTCTTGG is a window from the Salvia hispanica cultivar TCC Black 2014 chromosome 1, UniMelb_Shisp_WGS_1.0, whole genome shotgun sequence genome containing:
- the LOC125190783 gene encoding receptor-like protein 36 produces the protein METLSQLRVLILRPNKLNGTMLEASNTEHPFPKLQVLDISRNAFVGSLPYRYFKNFEGMIDAKDNLTRVEKDILQTYLDLGVTLKGLDQELKRLLDTFTMIDLSSNNFSGNIPVSIGNLNSLRYLNLSSNTLTGEIPVSLGNISILESLDLSWNRLSGKIPSDLTGLTFLSKFSTFQK